From a single Candidatus Izimaplasma bacterium HR1 genomic region:
- the ppsA gene encoding Phosphoenolpyruvate synthase — protein sequence MIYSFNVKYVPKLSEIGGKAKALIETTSAELPVPEGIVLSVSFFDEWLKEIKSSDEWNILLKNTTKEACDYVKVKSANLKFSTAMRKEFDSKLKELKGEVFAVRSSSPEEDLEGTSFAGMYDTYLGITKTQLEGFVAKAFSSCFDFRVMEYKKQNGISLDRTSIAVIIQKQIASDVSGVGFSLNPLNNCYDEVVINASFGLGEAIVSGIVTPDTYVVDSVKNKIIEKQVNEKKIAIHLNRDGGTQEKQNLNAKEQALSDKQILELSSLIKKCEEHYDKPMDTEWAYENGKLYLLQSRPITTYVPLYDELMTKPGERKDIYVDLMGLTQGFSDNMSVLGMDVFSRMFDIKTGGIMTIDLDGSAPAIYGRQYINVPRLFASLGKTAGNGMLINHDKGLGKIFKNIDIKEYELKKKPESLKGMKKAMLKVSLGMLPAILKARKSDPKDLIENYLKTCDELIIKVNNLNSNMTLQEMFDIIIGDLNSIFKEVGFMVAGMFAVNKINKLFKGSGLEDLVTAMSMDLDGNPTSEMGHMLFDLASSSDFKAIKSEQEFLDKVENRGFSDEFLKKFDAFVEKYGCRGFKEIDIASERLYENYSILYEKLININVDDSRILDVKERRQIAYDKLHSYAKTKGKGFEKKFVKTARTLQSSLGYREHPKYIIVRIFSKFRDLILEVGERFVKEGRLDDKKHIFDLMMDDVTRVQKGEDIDIRVLREKYMAQVGKLKDVKDFPLVIDSRGKIFRPILELKDGDLQGSPIASGKVTGRAKVLRLPYEKPLLPGEILVVATTEPSWTPIFINAAGVVMEVGGPLQHGGIIAREYGIPCVSGLIGVMDIIKDGDLLEVDGSNGVVRLVEKAE from the coding sequence ATGATTTATAGTTTTAATGTAAAATATGTTCCAAAACTAAGTGAAATAGGCGGTAAAGCCAAAGCCTTGATAGAAACAACAAGTGCTGAATTGCCTGTTCCCGAAGGAATAGTATTATCAGTATCATTTTTTGATGAGTGGTTAAAGGAAATAAAATCATCGGATGAATGGAATATCCTTTTAAAGAATACAACTAAGGAAGCTTGCGATTATGTAAAAGTTAAAAGTGCAAATTTGAAATTCAGCACCGCTATGAGAAAAGAATTTGACAGTAAGCTTAAAGAGCTAAAAGGAGAAGTATTTGCAGTGCGTTCATCTTCCCCTGAGGAAGATTTAGAGGGTACAAGCTTTGCAGGGATGTACGATACCTATTTGGGTATAACAAAAACTCAGCTTGAAGGTTTTGTAGCTAAAGCATTTTCCTCATGTTTTGACTTTAGAGTTATGGAGTATAAAAAGCAAAATGGAATTAGTCTTGACAGAACAAGTATTGCGGTTATCATTCAGAAGCAAATCGCTTCCGATGTTAGCGGTGTGGGCTTTTCGCTCAACCCACTTAACAACTGCTATGATGAGGTAGTGATAAATGCATCATTTGGTCTAGGTGAAGCTATCGTATCGGGTATCGTTACTCCTGATACTTATGTTGTTGATAGTGTAAAAAACAAGATAATTGAAAAACAGGTAAATGAAAAGAAAATAGCTATTCATCTTAACAGAGACGGCGGGACGCAAGAAAAGCAAAACTTAAATGCTAAAGAGCAAGCACTTTCGGATAAACAAATCTTAGAACTTTCTTCCCTTATCAAGAAATGTGAAGAGCATTATGACAAGCCCATGGATACAGAGTGGGCATATGAAAACGGAAAACTCTATTTATTACAAAGCAGACCTATTACTACATACGTTCCACTATATGACGAGTTAATGACAAAGCCCGGTGAGCGAAAGGATATCTACGTTGACCTCATGGGATTGACGCAAGGCTTCAGTGATAATATGTCGGTTTTAGGAATGGACGTTTTTAGCAGGATGTTTGACATCAAAACTGGCGGAATAATGACAATCGACCTCGACGGCAGTGCCCCAGCTATTTACGGCAGGCAATATATTAACGTGCCAAGGCTTTTCGCCAGTCTGGGCAAGACTGCCGGTAACGGTATGCTTATAAACCATGACAAAGGGCTTGGCAAAATCTTTAAGAATATTGATATAAAGGAATATGAATTAAAGAAAAAGCCAGAGTCTCTCAAAGGCATGAAAAAGGCAATGCTTAAAGTTTCTTTGGGGATGCTACCCGCCATATTAAAAGCAAGAAAATCTGACCCGAAGGATTTAATAGAAAACTATTTAAAAACATGCGACGAACTGATTATAAAAGTAAATAATCTTAATTCCAACATGACCTTGCAAGAGATGTTTGATATTATAATCGGTGACCTTAACAGCATTTTTAAAGAAGTCGGGTTTATGGTGGCAGGTATGTTTGCAGTAAATAAGATTAATAAACTGTTTAAAGGTTCAGGGTTAGAGGATTTAGTTACTGCAATGAGCATGGATCTCGACGGAAACCCAACAAGCGAGATGGGACATATGCTGTTTGATTTGGCATCATCCTCTGATTTTAAAGCGATTAAAAGTGAACAGGAGTTTTTAGATAAGGTAGAAAACAGAGGCTTTTCAGATGAATTTTTAAAGAAGTTTGATGCGTTTGTCGAGAAATATGGCTGCAGAGGATTTAAAGAAATCGATATAGCGAGTGAGAGACTCTATGAAAACTACTCGATTCTCTATGAAAAACTAATCAACATCAATGTAGACGACAGCAGGATATTGGACGTCAAAGAACGAAGACAGATAGCGTATGATAAACTACATTCATATGCTAAGACTAAGGGTAAAGGTTTTGAAAAGAAATTTGTAAAAACTGCACGTACCCTCCAAAGCTCACTTGGATACAGAGAGCATCCTAAATACATCATCGTCAGGATATTCTCTAAGTTCCGTGACCTTATACTTGAAGTAGGAGAAAGGTTTGTAAAAGAAGGCAGACTCGATGATAAAAAACATATCTTTGACCTTATGATGGATGATGTAACAAGAGTGCAAAAAGGCGAAGATATTGATATTCGTGTTTTAAGAGAAAAGTATATGGCTCAGGTAGGCAAGTTAAAAGACGTCAAAGATTTTCCTCTTGTTATCGACAGCCGCGGTAAGATATTCAGACCGATATTAGAACTAAAAGACGGTGATTTGCAAGGCTCACCTATTGCATCAGGTAAGGTAACGGGCAGAGCAAAGGTGTTAAGGCTACCTTATGAAAAGCCGCTTCTTCCGGGAGAAATTTTGGTAGTGGCGACAACCGAGCCTTCATGGACGCCGATATTTATCAATGCGGCAGGCGTTGTAATGGAAGTCGGCGGACCTCTCCAACACGGTGGAATTATTGCACGTGAGTATGGGATTCCGTGTGTAAGCGGTCTAATCGGTGTGATGGATATCATAAAAGACGGAGATTTGCTTGAAGTCGATGGAAGTAACGGAGTTGTTAGATTAGTTGAGAAGGCTGAATAA
- the slmA_1 gene encoding Nucleoid occlusion factor SlmA: MKHRIERIEQPLLDRIINCALKEFGTHGFERASYNNILNEAGISKGRFYQYVKSKQELFNYLIDSVTEKPIRDMNNSVFLEETDIIKRIKMLMDVTLNIYLKHPNYYMFFDVIKNDIEMANKISAKYQKLREDIRYKNIDTDMFINKSNIEEKVNIIFFSLSSIVEKYLRHCDYDIDKINKQELSSEIDKYVKLFRQLYYKKYEEGKYDL, encoded by the coding sequence ATGAAACATAGAATTGAGAGAATCGAACAACCATTGCTTGACAGGATTATAAACTGTGCATTAAAAGAATTTGGTACGCATGGGTTTGAGCGTGCATCATACAACAATATTTTAAATGAAGCCGGAATTAGCAAAGGGAGGTTTTATCAATATGTAAAATCAAAGCAAGAACTTTTTAACTATCTAATTGATAGTGTGACAGAGAAACCTATTAGGGATATGAATAACAGTGTATTTCTTGAAGAGACAGACATAATTAAAAGAATCAAGATGCTAATGGACGTTACGTTAAATATTTATCTCAAGCATCCTAATTATTATATGTTTTTTGATGTGATTAAAAACGATATAGAAATGGCAAATAAAATCAGTGCAAAATATCAGAAGTTAAGAGAAGACATTAGATATAAAAATATTGATACAGATATGTTTATAAATAAAAGCAATATAGAAGAAAAAGTAAACATAATCTTTTTTTCGTTAAGCTCAATCGTTGAGAAGTATTTGCGACATTGCGATTATGATATAGATAAAATCAACAAACAAGAGTTATCAAGTGAAATCGATAAGTATGTAAAACTGTTCAGGCAGTTATATTATAAAAAATATGAGGAGGGCAAATATGATTTATAG
- a CDS encoding MazG-like family protein: MDRIVEKIINFRDDRGWENNDKPENLAKSIIIEAAELLENYQWGPDHADLENVKEEIADVIIYSIAMAYDLGFDIEEMIDDKLKKNAIKYPMKK, from the coding sequence ATGGATAGAATAGTAGAAAAAATAATAAATTTTCGTGATGATAGAGGTTGGGAAAATAATGATAAACCAGAAAACTTGGCGAAATCAATTATAATTGAAGCAGCTGAACTGCTTGAAAACTACCAGTGGGGGCCAGATCATGCCGATTTAGAAAATGTTAAAGAGGAGATTGCAGACGTAATTATTTACTCAATTGCAATGGCATATGATTTAGGCTTTGACATTGAAGAAATGATAGATGACAAACTGAAAAAAAATGCTATAAAGTATCCAATGAAAAAATAA
- the regX3_1 gene encoding Sensory transduction protein regX3 — MKKVLIIEDELSLQNIIAAYFRKNEYEVIVALDGLEGLEAFRSNKIDIVCSDIMMPNIDGWQVVKSIRQTSNIPIILMTALDSEIDQLKGFDLMVDDYVTKPFSPSVLVAKANSILRRSDSSNQKQSSVIIQIKSLSINLDSRDVKVGDETIKLSKTEFDLLSFFVKNQNIALDRVTILDEVWGLDVYVEERVVDTYIKVLRKKLSVAGKYIKTVFGIGYKFTVEED; from the coding sequence ATGAAAAAAGTATTAATTATCGAAGATGAGCTCAGTTTACAAAACATTATTGCAGCTTACTTTAGAAAAAACGAATATGAAGTAATAGTAGCTTTGGATGGGCTTGAAGGTCTTGAAGCTTTTAGATCAAATAAAATTGATATTGTTTGTAGTGACATTATGATGCCTAATATAGATGGATGGCAAGTTGTTAAAAGTATTAGACAAACTAGTAATATTCCTATCATACTAATGACAGCGTTAGATAGTGAAATAGATCAACTAAAAGGTTTTGATTTGATGGTGGATGATTATGTAACAAAACCTTTTTCCCCTTCTGTTCTTGTTGCTAAAGCAAACAGTATACTGAGACGCTCTGATTCTTCTAATCAAAAACAATCTTCAGTAATAATTCAAATAAAATCATTGTCTATTAATTTAGATAGTCGTGATGTCAAAGTTGGAGACGAAACAATTAAACTTTCTAAAACTGAATTTGATTTATTAAGTTTCTTTGTTAAAAATCAAAATATAGCTCTTGATAGAGTAACAATCTTAGATGAAGTATGGGGACTTGATGTATATGTTGAAGAACGAGTTGTTGATACATATATAAAAGTTCTTAGAAAAAAACTAAGTGTTGCGGGAAAATATATTAAGACAGTATTTGGGATAGGATATAAATTTACAGTTGAAGAAGATTAA